ATGAAGACTAAAGTATCAAATTCAGCCACCACCGATGGTATGGGCTCCAACTCGACGGCTATAGGCGAGGAGTTACTGAGGGGAATTCTCGAATCCACCGCCGATGGTATTCTGGCTGTGAACAGTGAGGGCAAGGCGACCCATCGGAACCGGCGCTTTGCCGAACTGTGGCGAATTCCCAAGGAGATACTGGAAACCGATGATGACAACAAGCTGATTGGCTTTGTGCTGGATCAGCTGGCCGATCCGGACGCCTTCGTGTCCAAAGTGAAAGAACTCTACGGCAGTTCGGCCGAGTCCTTTGATATTCTGGAATTCAAGGACGGACGTGTTTTCGAGCGTTTTTCCTGCCCGCTGTTCAACGCTGGTGAAGTCTCCGGTCGCGTTTGGAGTTTTCGCGATGTTACCGAACACAAGCGGGTGATCGAAGAGCTGCGCACTCAGGAAGCCCATCTGGCCGAGGCCCAGCAGGTTGCCCACATGGGGAGCTGGGAATATCTGATCCAATCCGACGAGCTAAAATGGTCACAGGAACTGGGTCGGGTATTCGGGCTGGACCCGAGCAATCTTATCGGCAATATCCGAACTTATATCAGTTCTGTTCATCCCGAGGACCGCTCGCGCGTGCTCAGAGAAGGTGTCGCGGAGCTTAAAGCGGCTCGTCCGATAGACCTCGTTTTCAGAATTCAGAAAGCCAACGGACAAATCCGGTTTGTTCACCAAAACGGCGTGGTGTCACAAGACAAAGATGGCAAAGTCAGCCGTGTCTATGGTACTATCCATGATATCACCGAACGGCACCGGATGGACGAAGCGAGAAGGTTGGTGTCTTTGATCTCGGAGGAAGCGGCCGAAGGTGATCTGGAAACACTGTTGGGCAAAATCTGTACGCGCCTGGGTGACATAATCGACACGACCAATTTTTATGTCGCTCTTTATGATTCTGAGACAGACACATATTCGTTCCCATTCAGCAAGGACTTGTACGACGGCACCGATTTCGCGCCGGCCCAACTACGCAAGAGCCTGACCGACTACGTGCGCAGGACGGGTCATCCGATGTTGGTCGATGAAGAAGTTCACAATCGACTCAAGGAGGCGGGCGAGGTAGACCTGGTAGGCCATCCCTCACCGATCTGGTTGGGCGTGCCGGTTAAAGCTTCGGGGGAGACCAAGGGTGTGATGGTGGTCCAGCACTATACGGAGTCCAGTCGCTATGGCCGGGAAGACCTGGAACTGTTGGCCTACATTTCCGAATCGGTCGGTCGGGTAATCGAGCGCAACTTCGCCGCCGTGCAAAACCAGGACCTGCGGCGAAAGCTGGAGCGGGCCAAACGTATGGAGTCGTTGGGCATATTGGCCGGTGGTGTGGCCCATGATCTCAACAATATGTTGGGACCTATGGTCGGCTATCCGGAATTGGTGCTCAAAAAACTACCCGACGACTCGCCGGTAAGAAAACAGGTCGAGCGAATCGGTCGGGCCGCCAAGGATGCCGCCGATGTTATTCAGGACCTGCTCACGATGGCTCGACGCGGGCGCTTTGAGACAACCGGCACTCAGATTAACGAGGTTATCGCAGAGTACCTCGATTCGCCCAGCTATCGAAAACTGGCTGCCGCCCGAACGGATGTGAAAGTTCAACTGAGTCTTAGTGAAGATACCGAGTCTATCCAGGGTTCGGCTCCACACCTCTCAAAAGTCTTCATGAATCTAATAGTAAACGCTTTCGATGCCATGCCGAACGGTGGCACGCTGAGCATCGAGACCTCGCAGGAATATTTGAGCAAGCTGCACGGCGGTCATGACCGGCTTCCGCCGCAGTATTATGTCATCATGCGTGTCCGCGACACCGGAACCGGCATCGGTGAAGAAGACCTGGGACGCATCTTCGAGCCGTACTATTCAAAGAAAGAAATGGGCAGTTCCGGGAGTGGTTTGGGATTGTCGATCGTGTACGGCATCGTGAAAGACCACAAAGGATACTACGACGTCTTCTCAAAACTGGGTAAAGGTACTGAGTTTGTGTTGTACTTCCCGGTGGCTTCAGGCGAGCGGCAGAATCCGGTGGCTGGTGACAAGTCGACTTCGACCGGTGATGAGTCCATTCTCGTCGTTGATGATTCGGCGGAGCAGCGTGACCTGGCCAAGGTCCTGCTTTCGCATCTCGGTTACACCGTTACCACGGTTGTGCACGGTCATGCCGCTGTTGAGTATTTGAGTAGGCACCGGGCGCATTTGGTGGTTATGGATATGATCATGGAACCCGGCTTCGACGGGCTTGACACCTATCGCGAGATCATCAAATCAAACCCGGGGCAGAAAGCGATAATTGTGTCCGGTTATTCGGCTACCGAGCGGGTCAGCGCCATGCAGGCCCTCGGCGCCGGAAAGTACGTGCGCAAACCGTACACACAGACCGATCTCGGCCTGGCCGTCCGTGACGAACTGGATCGCGCGGGTTGATATGACGGTGTGATTGCAGGCCGACTGTATCGCCTCTGCTACTCGTCCACACAGTTTTCAATCTTCCCTCCTGGGTTTGCCGAAGCGTCCACCTGCTCATGGTGATTGACAATAGGCTCCGAATCTGTATTATGCTAGGGTCAACTTTTC
The nucleotide sequence above comes from Candidatus Zixiibacteriota bacterium. Encoded proteins:
- a CDS encoding ATP-binding protein; the protein is MKTKVSNSATTDGMGSNSTAIGEELLRGILESTADGILAVNSEGKATHRNRRFAELWRIPKEILETDDDNKLIGFVLDQLADPDAFVSKVKELYGSSAESFDILEFKDGRVFERFSCPLFNAGEVSGRVWSFRDVTEHKRVIEELRTQEAHLAEAQQVAHMGSWEYLIQSDELKWSQELGRVFGLDPSNLIGNIRTYISSVHPEDRSRVLREGVAELKAARPIDLVFRIQKANGQIRFVHQNGVVSQDKDGKVSRVYGTIHDITERHRMDEARRLVSLISEEAAEGDLETLLGKICTRLGDIIDTTNFYVALYDSETDTYSFPFSKDLYDGTDFAPAQLRKSLTDYVRRTGHPMLVDEEVHNRLKEAGEVDLVGHPSPIWLGVPVKASGETKGVMVVQHYTESSRYGREDLELLAYISESVGRVIERNFAAVQNQDLRRKLERAKRMESLGILAGGVAHDLNNMLGPMVGYPELVLKKLPDDSPVRKQVERIGRAAKDAADVIQDLLTMARRGRFETTGTQINEVIAEYLDSPSYRKLAAARTDVKVQLSLSEDTESIQGSAPHLSKVFMNLIVNAFDAMPNGGTLSIETSQEYLSKLHGGHDRLPPQYYVIMRVRDTGTGIGEEDLGRIFEPYYSKKEMGSSGSGLGLSIVYGIVKDHKGYYDVFSKLGKGTEFVLYFPVASGERQNPVAGDKSTSTGDESILVVDDSAEQRDLAKVLLSHLGYTVTTVVHGHAAVEYLSRHRAHLVVMDMIMEPGFDGLDTYREIIKSNPGQKAIIVSGYSATERVSAMQALGAGKYVRKPYTQTDLGLAVRDELDRAG